Proteins from one Algicella marina genomic window:
- a CDS encoding DNA polymerase III subunit gamma/tau, whose amino-acid sequence MDSTPQSPAYQVLARKYRPHTFADLRGQEAMVRTLKNAFAADRIAHAFIMTGVRGVGKTTTARIIAKGLNCVGPDGTGGPTIEPCGQCEACVAIAEGRHVDVLEMDAASRTGVGDIREIIESVNYRAASARYKVYIIDEVHMLSTSAFNALLKTLEEPPEHVKFIFATTEIRKVPVTVLSRCQRFDLRRIEPEVMIQLLGEVARKEGAEIGAEALGLITRASEGSARDALSLLDQAIAHGAGETSLDQVRAMLGLADRGRILDLFNLVMTGDAAGALAELSAQYADGADPMVVLRDLAEVTHWISVVKISPDAAEDPTVNADERTRGLEMAGRLSMRVLSRSWQMLLKALEEVAAAPNAMMAAEMALIRLTHVADLPTPGDLVRKLQAQPPVAGGATPRAPGPAGGGGAQAVAGGAPVQAQAEPGPYAPYATFEDVVRLIRARRDMALLMEVERGLRLVKYTPGRIEFSLADDAAPNLAARLAGRLQDWTGTRWGVTVVSEAGAPTIAEVRAADRSDKIGQALAHPLVQAVITAFPGVNEDAIRVLEAVVEDEGNEDIVPIDPEEDDDWMPVDPFEE is encoded by the coding sequence ATGGACAGCACGCCTCAAAGCCCCGCCTACCAGGTTCTTGCCCGCAAGTACCGCCCGCACACCTTCGCCGATCTGCGCGGGCAGGAGGCGATGGTGCGGACGCTGAAGAACGCTTTCGCCGCCGACCGGATCGCCCATGCCTTCATCATGACGGGTGTGCGTGGGGTGGGAAAGACAACCACAGCGCGAATCATCGCCAAGGGGCTGAACTGCGTCGGGCCGGACGGCACAGGCGGGCCGACGATCGAGCCCTGCGGCCAGTGTGAGGCCTGCGTGGCGATTGCCGAGGGCCGGCATGTCGATGTGCTGGAGATGGACGCTGCCAGCCGCACCGGCGTGGGCGACATCCGCGAGATCATCGAGAGCGTGAACTACCGGGCGGCCTCGGCACGCTACAAGGTCTACATCATCGATGAGGTGCACATGCTGTCGACCAGCGCTTTCAACGCGCTGCTGAAGACGCTGGAGGAGCCGCCAGAGCATGTGAAGTTCATCTTCGCCACCACCGAGATCCGCAAGGTGCCGGTGACGGTGCTGAGCCGCTGCCAGCGGTTCGATCTGCGGCGGATCGAGCCGGAGGTGATGATCCAACTGCTGGGCGAAGTGGCGCGGAAGGAAGGCGCCGAAATCGGTGCGGAGGCTCTGGGCCTGATCACCCGTGCGTCGGAAGGCTCCGCGCGCGATGCCCTGAGCCTTTTGGACCAGGCGATTGCGCATGGCGCGGGCGAGACTTCGCTCGACCAGGTGCGGGCGATGCTGGGGCTGGCAGACCGGGGGCGTATCCTCGACCTGTTCAACCTGGTGATGACGGGCGACGCGGCGGGGGCGCTGGCGGAGCTTTCGGCGCAGTATGCCGACGGGGCGGACCCAATGGTGGTGTTGCGGGACCTGGCCGAGGTAACGCACTGGATTTCCGTGGTGAAGATTTCGCCCGACGCTGCCGAAGATCCGACGGTGAACGCCGACGAGCGCACACGCGGGCTGGAGATGGCGGGCAGGCTGTCGATGCGGGTGTTGTCGCGCAGCTGGCAGATGCTGCTGAAGGCACTGGAAGAGGTGGCGGCTGCGCCGAACGCGATGATGGCGGCGGAGATGGCGCTTATCCGGCTGACGCATGTGGCGGACCTGCCGACGCCGGGCGATCTGGTGCGCAAGCTGCAGGCGCAGCCGCCGGTGGCGGGTGGCGCGACACCGCGGGCGCCGGGGCCGGCAGGCGGCGGCGGTGCGCAGGCGGTGGCCGGTGGCGCGCCGGTGCAGGCGCAGGCGGAACCGGGCCCCTATGCGCCCTATGCCACGTTCGAGGACGTGGTGCGGCTGATCCGGGCGCGGCGGGACATGGCGCTGCTGATGGAGGTCGAGCGGGGGCTGCGGCTGGTGAAATACACGCCGGGGCGCATCGAGTTCTCGCTGGCGGATGACGCCGCCCCGAACCTCGCCGCGAGACTGGCGGGGCGGTTGCAGGACTGGACGGGCACCCGCTGGGGCGTGACGGTGGTGAGCGAGGCCGGAGCACCGACAATTGCCGAGGTGCGGGCGGCGGACCGGAGCGACAAGATCGGGCAGGCGCTGGCGCATCCGTTGGTGCAGGCGGTGATCACGGCGTTTCCGGGCGTGAACGAGGATGCGATCCGGGTGCTGGAAGCGGTGGTCGAGGACGAGGGCAACGAGGACATCGTGCCGATCGATCCGGAGGAGGACGACGACTGGATGCCGGTGGATCCGTTCGAGGAATAG
- a CDS encoding DUF4287 domain-containing protein, whose translation MAEKVKGPASYFPAIEAKYGQPIDFWKELIRGRTGQKHMELVGWLKAEHGMGHGHANALVAHTLREMNDKG comes from the coding sequence ATGGCTGAGAAGGTGAAGGGGCCGGCATCGTATTTTCCGGCAATCGAGGCGAAGTACGGGCAGCCGATTGATTTCTGGAAAGAGCTGATCCGCGGTAGGACCGGCCAGAAGCACATGGAGCTGGTCGGCTGGCTGAAGGCGGAGCATGGGATGGGGCACGGCCATGCCAATGCGCTTGTCGCCCATACCTTGCGTGAAATGAACGATAAGGGCTGA
- a CDS encoding SDR family oxidoreductase, producing the protein MRTSGRKYVITGAGRGLGAALATVMADAGARLVLLARSETALQGTADTIFARTGQRVATMTCDLADRESSAAAGAWLAREHADLDGVIHNGAMWLPAPFSAASDADIETCVASAAIGSLILTRHLLPNLLAREHADIHTVVSTSGVQNYPLDGVSVAFKAAKFAQAGFVQGLTDELAGTGVRVTAVFPGDFDDASPVDPGWTEARADDAGLTGREVVDAILFILNLPPSVTVPSLVIESRTGNGIVSRGGFA; encoded by the coding sequence ATGCGAACCTCCGGAAGAAAATATGTCATTACCGGTGCGGGGCGTGGTCTTGGCGCGGCGCTGGCGACCGTGATGGCCGATGCGGGTGCCCGGCTGGTATTGCTGGCGCGGTCGGAGACAGCCTTGCAGGGCACGGCCGACACGATCTTTGCCAGGACCGGGCAGCGGGTTGCGACCATGACCTGCGATCTTGCGGATCGTGAAAGCTCTGCTGCGGCAGGTGCATGGCTGGCCAGAGAGCATGCCGATCTTGACGGGGTAATCCACAACGGGGCCATGTGGCTTCCTGCCCCGTTCTCTGCGGCCTCCGATGCCGATATCGAGACCTGCGTCGCCTCGGCGGCCATCGGTTCCCTGATCCTGACACGCCACCTGCTGCCGAACCTGCTGGCGAGGGAGCACGCCGACATCCATACGGTTGTTTCGACGAGCGGCGTGCAGAATTACCCGCTCGATGGTGTCTCGGTGGCGTTCAAGGCGGCCAAGTTCGCGCAGGCGGGGTTTGTTCAGGGACTGACCGACGAGTTGGCGGGCACCGGTGTCCGGGTGACGGCCGTGTTTCCGGGAGATTTCGACGATGCGTCACCGGTCGATCCGGGGTGGACGGAGGCACGAGCGGACGATGCAGGGCTCACGGGGCGGGAAGTGGTCGATGCGATCCTGTTCATCCTGAACCTGCCGCCTTCCGTCACTGTCCCATCGCTGGTCATCGAGTCGCGGACTGGCAACGGCATTGTTTCGCGCGGCGGCTTCGCCTAG
- a CDS encoding DUF2087 domain-containing protein, translating to MSRQPIPLAVADISSFARALAQQMNEEAAAPSHLSLMNMLARAAGFRNYQHLRAAHAAGARLETPVDESADFRLVERALQQFDDAGRMLRWPSRRAVQELCLWRMWADLPAGKHLHEREVNAILDAGHHFGDAAILRRSLVGMGLLTRNADGSDYLRLEMRPPAEARDLIRRVAARRAPVAVG from the coding sequence ATGTCCAGACAACCCATACCGCTTGCTGTGGCGGATATTTCCAGCTTTGCCCGTGCGCTTGCACAGCAGATGAACGAGGAGGCGGCGGCGCCTTCACATCTGAGCCTTATGAACATGCTCGCCCGCGCTGCCGGGTTTCGCAATTACCAGCATCTGCGGGCGGCACATGCCGCGGGGGCGCGGCTGGAGACGCCGGTGGACGAGAGTGCCGATTTCCGGCTGGTGGAGCGGGCCTTGCAGCAGTTCGACGACGCCGGGCGGATGCTGCGGTGGCCGTCGCGCCGCGCGGTGCAGGAACTGTGCTTGTGGCGGATGTGGGCCGACCTGCCGGCGGGGAAGCACCTGCATGAGCGGGAGGTGAACGCCATTCTCGATGCCGGACACCATTTCGGCGACGCGGCGATCCTGCGGCGCAGCCTTGTGGGCATGGGATTGCTGACGCGCAATGCCGACGGCTCCGACTACCTGCGGCTGGAAATGCGGCCGCCAGCGGAGGCGCGGGACCTGATCCGGCGGGTGGCGGCGCGTCGGGCGCCCGTCGCGGTGGGCTGA
- the lepB gene encoding signal peptidase I, translating into MRYVGLFLLFLFPGLVPGVATAQSSCVCIKCMKLTHEMFRLPSESMSPTYEAGDCPIARLVRPGEYQPDYGDVIVRRKPGDRTARIFRIVGLPGDTVQMIGGILHLNGTPVPRGERPALPREMAADPRTGALPRCPDATPLGATCLIPRWRETLPNDVSYDTLDSGESMLDDTELFTVPEDHVFGLGDNRDNAIDSRLSGFVSAPGFIGLETIFGVFDPDDG; encoded by the coding sequence GTGCGGTATGTAGGTCTGTTTCTGCTTTTTCTCTTCCCGGGTCTCGTCCCCGGCGTCGCCACGGCCCAGTCGTCCTGCGTCTGCATCAAGTGCATGAAGCTGACGCACGAGATGTTCCGCCTGCCGTCCGAAAGCATGTCGCCCACCTACGAGGCCGGAGACTGCCCCATCGCCCGGCTGGTGCGCCCCGGTGAATACCAGCCCGACTACGGCGATGTCATCGTCCGTCGCAAACCGGGCGACCGCACCGCCCGCATCTTCCGCATTGTCGGACTGCCGGGCGATACCGTGCAGATGATCGGCGGCATCCTGCACCTCAACGGCACCCCGGTTCCCCGCGGCGAACGGCCCGCCCTCCCCCGCGAGATGGCGGCCGATCCGCGCACCGGCGCCCTGCCCCGCTGCCCCGATGCCACACCGCTTGGCGCCACATGCCTGATCCCGCGCTGGCGCGAAACCCTGCCCAACGACGTCAGCTACGATACACTCGATTCCGGCGAGTCGATGCTCGACGACACGGAGCTGTTCACCGTGCCCGAAGACCACGTCTTCGGCCTCGGCGACAACCGCGACAACGCGATAGACAGCCGCCTCTCCGGTTTCGTCAGCGCTCCCGGTTTCATCGGCCTGGAGACGATCTTCGGCGTTTTCGACCCCGATGATGGCTGA
- a CDS encoding YbaB/EbfC family nucleoid-associated protein has protein sequence MLKGLGQIGDMAKMMKQAQEVQAKMTEAHEGLEHLNVVGEAGAGMVKVEANAKGDILGVTIDPALMDSEQKDVLEDLILAGVKDAQARGRAAAQDAIAKVTEELGLPAGMKLPF, from the coding sequence ATGCTGAAGGGCTTGGGACAGATTGGCGACATGGCCAAGATGATGAAGCAGGCGCAGGAAGTTCAGGCGAAGATGACCGAGGCCCACGAGGGGCTGGAGCACCTGAACGTGGTCGGCGAGGCCGGCGCCGGCATGGTGAAGGTGGAGGCAAACGCCAAGGGTGATATCCTTGGCGTCACCATCGACCCGGCGCTGATGGACAGCGAGCAGAAGGATGTGCTGGAGGATCTGATCCTCGCCGGGGTCAAGGACGCGCAGGCGCGCGGACGGGCGGCCGCTCAGGATGCGATTGCCAAGGTGACGGAAGAACTCGGCCTGCCCGCGGGCATGAAGCTGCCGTTCTGA
- a CDS encoding beta-ketoacyl-ACP synthase III, with translation MFTPAITGTGVYTPPDVITNDELVAAYNGYADRMNKRNAVAIATGVEEPIPHSSAEFIESASGIRQRYVVDKSGILDPEIMHPVLRERSMEEPGLMAEMALAAAKRALAAAGREPGEIGAVIVAASNHERPYPAIAVEVQELLGIEGFGFDMNVACSSATFGIQAAADMIRSGSVKSVLMVNPEICSGHHEWRDRDCHFIFGDVCTAVVLERAEEAKGPHWEILGTRCQTKFSNNIRNNNGYLRRTREGHMEDRRDMQFMQNGRKVFREVVPIVTTHIGAQLQDLGLGADELKRLWLHQANKTMNDLIGKKVLGREPAAGEQPNILQDYANTSSAGSIIAFSKYSEDLGEGDLGLICSFGAGYSVGSVVLRRRGAATAGH, from the coding sequence ATGTTCACCCCCGCCATCACCGGCACCGGCGTCTACACCCCGCCCGACGTGATCACCAACGACGAACTGGTCGCGGCCTATAACGGCTATGCCGACAGGATGAACAAGCGCAATGCCGTGGCCATAGCCACCGGCGTGGAGGAGCCGATACCGCATTCGAGCGCGGAATTCATCGAGAGCGCCTCGGGCATCCGGCAGCGGTATGTGGTCGACAAGAGCGGTATCCTCGACCCCGAGATCATGCACCCGGTGCTCCGCGAGCGGAGCATGGAGGAGCCGGGGCTGATGGCGGAGATGGCGCTGGCGGCGGCGAAGCGCGCGCTGGCGGCGGCCGGGCGCGAGCCGGGCGAGATCGGGGCGGTTATCGTGGCGGCTTCCAACCACGAGCGGCCCTATCCGGCGATCGCGGTGGAGGTGCAGGAGCTTCTGGGGATCGAGGGGTTCGGCTTCGACATGAACGTCGCCTGTTCCTCGGCCACCTTCGGCATCCAGGCGGCGGCGGACATGATCCGCTCCGGCTCGGTGAAATCCGTGCTGATGGTCAACCCCGAGATCTGCTCGGGCCATCACGAGTGGCGCGACCGCGATTGCCATTTCATCTTTGGCGATGTCTGCACGGCGGTGGTGCTGGAACGGGCGGAGGAGGCGAAGGGGCCGCACTGGGAAATTCTCGGCACACGCTGCCAGACGAAATTCTCCAACAATATCCGCAACAACAACGGCTATCTGCGCCGCACCCGCGAGGGGCACATGGAAGACCGGCGCGACATGCAGTTCATGCAGAACGGGCGCAAGGTGTTCCGCGAGGTGGTGCCGATCGTCACCACGCATATCGGCGCGCAGCTTCAGGATCTGGGGCTGGGCGCGGACGAATTGAAACGGCTGTGGCTGCATCAGGCCAACAAGACGATGAACGACCTGATCGGCAAGAAGGTGCTGGGCCGGGAGCCCGCGGCGGGCGAGCAGCCCAACATCCTGCAGGACTACGCCAACACCTCGTCGGCCGGGTCGATCATCGCGTTCTCGAAGTATTCGGAGGATCTGGGCGAGGGCGATCTCGGGCTGATCTGTTCGTTCGGGGCAGGCTATTCGGTGGGCTCGGTCGTGCTGCGCCGCCGTGGTGCCGCCACGGCGGGCCATTGA
- the recR gene encoding recombination mediator RecR: protein MDEAGPEIGRLIEMMAKLPGLGPRSARRAVLTMIAKKASVMEPLARAMAEAAAVVRACRVCGNIGSAELCAICSAPKRATGVLCIVEDVADLWAMERGRAFGGRYHVLGGVLSALDGIGPEELRIPALLERVADESISEVILALNATVDGQTTAHYIADQLEGANVEVTSLAQGVPIGGELDYLDDGTISAALAARRRF from the coding sequence ATGGATGAGGCGGGGCCCGAAATCGGGCGGTTGATCGAGATGATGGCGAAGCTGCCGGGGTTGGGGCCGCGGTCGGCCCGGCGGGCGGTACTGACCATGATTGCGAAAAAGGCGAGCGTCATGGAGCCGCTGGCCCGGGCGATGGCCGAGGCGGCGGCGGTGGTGCGCGCCTGCCGGGTGTGCGGCAATATCGGCTCCGCCGAGTTGTGCGCCATCTGTTCCGCGCCCAAACGCGCGACCGGGGTGCTGTGCATTGTCGAGGATGTCGCCGACCTCTGGGCGATGGAACGGGGGCGGGCCTTCGGCGGGCGCTACCACGTGCTGGGTGGCGTGTTGTCGGCACTGGACGGGATCGGACCCGAGGAATTGCGCATCCCGGCATTGCTGGAACGGGTGGCGGACGAGAGCATCAGCGAGGTGATCCTGGCGCTGAACGCCACCGTCGACGGCCAGACCACGGCGCATTACATTGCCGACCAGCTGGAGGGGGCGAATGTCGAGGTGACCTCGCTGGCGCAGGGGGTGCCGATCGGCGGTGAACTGGATTACCTCGACGACGGTACGATCTCGGCGGCGCTGGCGGCGCGGCGGCGGTTCTGA